Part of the Benincasa hispida cultivar B227 chromosome 12, ASM972705v1, whole genome shotgun sequence genome is shown below.
AAAATGTGGTTGGCCTAAAACTAAAAGGCtgcaacctttttttttttcactagaGCTCCACTTTTAGGAGCTAAGATATCAAGCCTTTACATGACCCTCGGGAGGGGGGGAAGGAAAATTCTCAGCTcaagaataattaaaaattacattttgaatttCCTAATTGATCTCGCTTTGTACAGAAGTATTGGTAAGTAAGGAACTGTGTAACAACATCCTAAATATTTCCTAACCAATATCCATCAGGTTGAAGTCAGTTTCAGTGCCTTAGCTTTTCTCAACTGATCACCTTAAGGAAGAAGAATAAtccaagaaaaataaactatttaCATGTTTGACCTAATTTCTACCACTGCAAAAACCCGAGTGAGTTATCGTCTGCGTAGCAACTCGAACCAACTGTACGAGTTCCTCGACATCTTGGAAGCTGAAATCAATCACTTTTTTAACTGATGCAACATAGTCCACATGCTTTCCTTCACTAGCACATGAACTAGCTGCCACAAATGCGTTTCGAGAATTTTTTGAGGCCTCCATGGCTGAATTCATATCATGCGCCTGCAACGTTGAAACAATCCAGATGTGGTGTTCAAGATTTATATTTGTAAAAAGGAATAGCCATTGAGAACAGCAGTATATAAATTTCTGGTGAATATTGTATTTGGGTTCTTATAGAAATAGGAACTTACGAAATTGAGGACCCGAGCAAAACTCGAGCAGGTTCCAGCATTCCAGATCTGACTTCGAACACCGTGGGAACTACCTTTCTCGAAAGTAGCCTTATCCATAGCTCCGTAATTGCTTAAGTTGTCGACATCTGATGCAGAAGAAGATGGAGACTCGCCTAaaagaaggattcattgaaagAGCGTCACATTGTTAATTAATTGGACTGATGCGAGAGAAGAGACTGATGAGTTGCAATCAATCAATGAATCCATTTATTTCTCCTATAAATATCATAATCTTTTTCTTATTACCTTGCACAATTGTACGAAACACCGAGTGCATCTCGAGGCGATCTCCATTGATGCTTGGATGTTTATGGTAAACTATCCTCAAGTAAGCTACTTCCATACATTTAAAAGCCAAAGATGCTGCAGCCATTTCTTGGCGACGTTCATATTCATGGGCACATGACCTGTGAAATGATTGGAGATTACAAGTTAAAATAAGGTTTTAGTCATCAACATGAAACACTACTGAACATTAAAACAAAAGATAACAAAGAAACTCATTGCaaagatttcaattttgaactCGGGAATGAAAAACACTAGCCTAGATACTCTAAATATATgttcaaataaaaaaagtagGGAACTTTCATAAGAGGGAGTCTTAGAGGTTTTGATGAAGTATTGACATGGTTTATTTTAAGCTGCCACAGTCAAAGGTTCTGAAGTAGGTGGGCGTTTGAAGGTCAAGGGTTCAATCCATGGTGGTCACCTACCTAGGAATTAATTTCCTACGAGTTTCCTTGACacccaaatgttgtagggtCAAACAAGTTGTCCCATGAGATTAGTCGAGGTGCCCGTAAGCTGACCCAAACACTCAAAAGTTATCTCCTGGCTCAAAAGTTGGCATGCTCAGATTGACTTATCAGTTAGCATCATTTAAAATGGTTGCAAGAACAAAGACACCATAAAATAAACATGAGATAGCCAATTAGTAAGGCAAAGTTAAAAATGAAAGGCCTCATAATTAAAGACCAACGGTTGGTTCATACATAAAAGAAACGAGAGCTATCAATTACTTGCATTAAAAGGCTTTAAATAGACCTAAAAAAAAGTGACAAAATGATCATTTTTACTTACTCGCACAATTCAGCTGTAATGTTATAGAATCGTATCGGAGAAATATCGCCAGGCTTGCCACTCGTATTATTAAGAGTCTCTAGAAAGTATGCTCCATGTAGATACTTCAGAGCAGATTGGAAGTAAAGCTCGTTACTTTCAAAAATGAATCCAGAGTTCTACAgaatacaaacaaaaacaacgTAAGAATTGGAAACGAGTCCCCATCTTAGCAACAATGTTGAAAGAGAGTTGCAGCAAAGAGGGAACCTTCAAGTGATCTGCTTCGTCTCTGAGTTTCTTGGCTTCTTTCAATGTATCACAAACAGTCTGATTCGAGGATTTCATTCTGTTGAGATTTGAAGCATTAACATCTCTAGATCCCTGTAGATCAGGTGTTTTCTTCGACTCTACCACATCATTACTGGGGGCATTGGCAATAAGCTGATGAGGATCTCCCACTCTAATAGGAACTCGTAAAGGATCACCACCAGGACGGGATGGTTCTTCTTTGCGTTCGCCTCCAGAAGAGCATATTGATTTTCCATCCCTCTTTTCTACTGTTCTCAGACCACCTTCATTTCCTGCTTCAAAATCCTGATTTCGCTTTGACTGAAGTCTGACTGCTCTATTTGATTGAAATAAAGCATCTGATCCCTGGTCTTCAGCATCATGACCCTTGAGATTTTGAGGGGTTTCCAATCCTTCAGCACCAACATGAATCTTCTCTTTCTTACGTTTCTTTTGGCTGGGCTCCATGTTATCATCTATACAATTATTGCACAACTTAGGCTGCTTAACAGTATTCGCATCGGCAGtaacaaaatggtgttgaaCTGCAGGTGAAGCTTTGATTTTTTTGCTGTTGGTGTTGAGGGCATGAGAGTCAGAATGAATATTAGAGGTAATCTCCTCTTTTTCTCCTCCAAATTGATCGAGTCCAGATGACCGCATGGGAGATGATGAAACTGATTCAGCAGGAGATACTTTCACTCCAAATTTGGCTTTAGTTAAATGAGCTTGAGAAACATTTGAAGAGCTAGAGTTAGCTGCCCCTGAAACTTGTCGAGCAACTAAATTTCTCTTCGGTAACTCCTTACCAACTGATGTTTGTATGGCAATAACCttcttattttgaattttcgGTTTCTTATCCTTGCTGATTTTTTCCGTACCATCAGTGAAATCACTCGATACATCaagcttctttttcttcttcaaccttTCACAATTTTCTTCCTTCAAAAGCACAGATTCATGGAGTCCACTGTTAGGAGAATTTTGATAATCTTGCCAATCATTCAGTTTCCTTTTCTTTGTGCAGGCACTTTTACCACTTAGTTGATTAACAGAGGACCTAACAACGGAGGAGATCTCAGCTGTTCCTCCCAGTTTCTTCAACGAAATTTGCATTCTATTTTCCGTGTTCAATTTGTTGTGTTTCTTTAAGCCAATGTCACCCTGCTTCAGCATACCTTCTCCACCTTCCATATTTGTCAAACCAGAGTTTGAACTGCAACCCAATTTTCCAAGGTCCACATTGAAGTTTTGATGATTATCAACAGAGCGCATGTCTTCAGGTCTCTTGTTCTTCCTTTTCAATTGGTCGCAATTAACTGCAGCAGAAGAAGGATCAGAAGATCCAATTAaccttttttcaaaaaatgatcAATCTACTAGGCAAGATTGAAGATTAATTTCTCATGGACAACTCACCTCTTTCAGTGAATTTTTCTTTCAGTTTACCTTTGTTCTTTCCCTCTGCCAACTTGCTCAGGTCAATAGAAGATTGATCCatagaatttttcattttacttGGAGGATTACTCAAACCattaagacttctatttttccTCGACTCCAACTGCTGGTCGTTCAGAGAACTCTTGCCATGAGTCTGGCCATCTCTGCTAACTGGATTTTGTATTTCTTTCaaagtttctttcttttttccttgaTTTGAAGTATCAGCTGACATTAGTCCATTGGCATGGTTCTGCAAAGCACTTCCACTCTCAGGCAATGGTAGCTGGTACAAAGCATAAAGCTTTTCTGTTGTCTCCTGCTCACTGATGTCACACCGGTTCATCCCAGGCCTACAGAATTGCAACAGTAAATTAACTGGCAGGAAAATACGTGCAAAAACTCTCAAATATAAGACATAATAAGGGGGTGTTTGACccaagttgggttgggttgggtgaAGAAAAAAAACCCATCCACCGTTTGGTTCACCAATTATTAAAGAGGTTTTATTACCTCGTTATTCGCATTAACTCACATTTCTCACCTCGTTATTTATATCAACTCTCCCAATTACTCTCCTcctataataattaccaactcaactcaacttaactTTGCACGCCAAACACCCCTAAAAGataatcaaaatcaaatcaaatttttaaagcAGCAAACTTACAGCCAATCTAGCATGCTACACGACCATTTATCAGGAAGTTGTTCTGGTTTTGTCCCAAATGGCAGAAGGCGCCATTGCTGGCAAATGTCACAGCATACCCATTCATCCATAGGAGCCATCCCTGCTGGTTCAACCACCCTCGAGGATATGGACATTTTGATTCCACTGTTATCTAGGCCTTTAGCCTTCCGCAAATCGCCAGAGGCCCTCTCAATTGCATCCTTACTGATACGGTTTTCATCTAACCCTGAGCTGTTAAAAGAATCCGCATTGTTTGCTCCTACTTTCTCATTGCTGTGAAGCTTTAACCTGTTCCTTCTATTTTCAGATTCAGGAGTGTCAGAATCAGTGTCCTTTCTACCTCTTGATGCTTCACTTCTAATCTTGAAGCCTTCCTCAAATGAACCAGCTATTTTCCCACTAGCAGTCTGTACCACTTTCAATTTCTTCTCGACAACAATTTCAGGCTTTTCTTTCTTGATTGATGTTTTATCTTTAACTGTTTCGTGTAGTGTAGCTTTACGAGAAAGCTTCTTCTTTTGTGGATCTAAGTTAGCACTGGACTTCAAACCAACGGAACCAGGTTTGCATTGCAACTCATTAGACAGGAAATCCTTGCTTTCAGAAGCCTCGGTGTCTAATTTTCGATTTACAAGTGTTAGAGTAGTCTTCTCCTCCCCACGAGAAGCATAAACTTCATTCTTATGATTGACCTGCCTTTCTCTATGCAGCacctcctttttcttcttcttaaccAATGTACTGTCATTTTGCTTTGAAGTTGTCTCATTGGCTAGCTTGGCCAAACCATCTTTTTTCTTCTCAAGAGAAAGCACAGGTTTGGGTAATGGTAAAGGTTTTTCCTTTCTTGGCAACCCAAGTAGGCTATCATGAAGAGGTGATATCAATGCTCCATGAGGCACTGGGAAAGAAGTCATTGCCTGTTCAAAGGAgaagatagagagagagagagtggggtaagcacatagatgCAGTTTGAactgaaaatttagaaaatcagAAGAACCGTCACCTGAATTATCTTAGATGGAGACTCATCAGATGCGCTTTGAGATATGGGCAGCATCCCTTCACTTAAGTCGGAGCTGTTGTCTGACGATGACAATGGAGAGTCATCAAGTCCTAGGCCACTGTATATTGCTGCATTTTTCAATCCAGTACTGTCAGAACCAACTTTGATTCGGAATTTAAGCAATCCGCTATTCATTGGACTGCTTGATCTGCCTGAAGCTTCACCTTTAGAAGGGCAACTATTAGTAACTTTAGTAGCCGGCAAGCATGAATCTACTCTCCCAGAGATACTGCCAGAAGTTCCCCTCGTATTATGAGAGGAAATAGTATTGCAGACAAAAGTTTCTGGTCTCTTAGGTGGTGGAGCTTTTGGATTCTGAGAAGAACCCTACATATACAGTCATATGGTGATtagttatataatttatatataaggTGTTGCTCCATAGTACTTTCTCACACACAATGGCTAAAATAATTGGAAAAGTTTTCACATACCTCCAAGGGCACATTAACCGGAGTTGGTGCTGCATTGCAGTTTCTTTGTTGATTTATGTTGTGCGGCAAAATCGAAGAAGGGCGTTCATATGCAGACAAAAATGAGCCATAACCACCATACTTTGCCCCTAATAACAATTAGAAACCCATATATGACTATTTCAAAAACACAAGGTTCATGTCAACCTGACAGTTTGTGGCTTATAAATATGAAAACTTGGCAACTCACCTAACTTTTCAGCTGAAACTCCACCTTCAAAGTCTTTTTGGAAGTGACCAAGAAAACGCTCGATCTTCTCATCCTAAACATATAATAATAGGAAGTCTAGTTAATTCAAATGAGcacaaaattataaatatttacaagtagaaaataaacaaaaacaaaataacttCTTTTTCTGGGTAACTATGGCATCTCAGCTGACCATAGAAAGAAAagtgccaaagttcatccatgaATGTATCCCACGGAAATTATTTAGGGATTATTTAGTGTCAAAGTTAATAATTCAACTTTATCAAACCACATAATTTTACCGAGCCTCCACCTGTTCTTTTTTCCCAATACATTGTTAAACGGTATCCATAAGTTCAATTTACTTTGTTCCACTTGTTTTCCCCCACCGATCGAACTCCAATATAACAGCAATGTTTTAAACAACTATTGAGGCTAGGCCTTGAGGCTCGTCTTGTGGCAACATATTAACTTTCAGCCTCAAGACTTACGCCTCCTTCAAACCACAAGAAGCTTATGCCTCTCATAGACGAGGCAATGTAATAGCAATGTTGTAAACGACTATTGAGGCTTACGTCCAGAGGCTTGTCTTGAGGCAACATTCTAACAGTTAGCCTCAAGACTTACACCTCCTTCGCCCTTGTGGAAACACACTGAAGTCTCTGTGCTTCATGTAATGATTAGAATAATAACATTAATTTGCCTCACgcttgaaaaatataaaaaactgaATTGTGACATTTCCTACTGAGACTCTAAAAGGATTATAAATGATAATAGTAGTGAGGCTAAATAAATCCTTTTAGAATTTCAGTTTAAGTGGCAATTGACGGGGTTGATTTCGATTTTTCTATTCTCTTTATGACTGCTATGTTTAACAATACTTGGAATACTAATTTATAATTTGTTAGATGATTTTAGTTATGGTTTATGCCCCATATTGCCTCAAGGCCTTCAGCCTTTTAAAACAGTAGTTACAAATCTCAGCCAAAAAGCAAAAGAGATTAAGCTTTTGGGAGAAAACCCATTCATTGATATGATGAAACGGACTACATAAACCTTCCAAGTAATCTAATAGTTCAGATTGATTTTTGTTCACTGGGTCATTCAAGAAACAAGTCACAATCCGGCAATAAATTCTAACACTTAAGAAAAAAGGTCTTACAATGTAAGAGAGAGTAATGTCAGGGTCAATATCACCGCCATTATCCTTGTGATAGCAAGAAGCCTCGTCTTCTTCCATGTCAATGCAATCCCCCATCATCATCGGCTCAACAGAGCCCACCATTAAATGTGAACCCAAAACCCTAGTTCCAATAATCATCTTCCCTAAAATCCAGTATCATTCTAATAAGAAGCGAAgaacaataaaacaaaacaaggcCCAGACACCAGATTTAGCGAAACACTTCTTTCTCGCACCGAAAACAGAACAGAAACCCTTAttcagagaagaagaagaagaagaatcaatACCGGGTCCTCTTGAACAGGACGATCGGCGAAGACGATCGTACTGTTGATGTTAATCGAGTAATCTATCAAAACCCCAGAAGAGATTGAAgccaaaaaaggaaaattaatggTTTGATAGGGCTTTGAAGGAGCTCGTACTACAGAAATTCCTGACTTCTGACAAGAAAAATCGATGATCGTAGAAAGAAAGCGAACTGGGGTTTGGATTTTccggggtttttttttttttttttccttttttactaGATTTTCAAGTTCTTATATTATTCCGATTTCCGTCTGGTTtctaacaaagaaaaaaaaaattctccgcCCGCCGTCTGATGAAAATATTATTTCCGCCAAAAAATTTCTCTTCCCTTTCTCCTCTCTCAGTGTGGGCTTAATTCTGCTCCGACTCGGTGACGACGAGTGGCCTATTAACACGTggcattatttatttttgacgaAATTACCTTTTTATCCCTAGagtttaaatttagttttgatttGGTTGTTTGTTTCACACTATTTTTTAGGTTACAATCTTATTTATGAGATATAAATTTGGTTCTTACATTTAAagctttatatttttaataaattaattataatcgATTGagctttattatattttatagctATTgtgattaaatttttaaattaaatctcaaATCTTTTATCTAAATCTAACTCATTCAAGAAAATTTGAGAATTATGGAAAATAGATTATTAGAATACATTTAAGTTTTTATACTTTGGGATTGGTTCAATCCTAGTGTTCGCAcggagaaatttatttcgtagaacttgaaatttgtatttatattcattttatgaaaattgggtaaaatctctaatacatagtattttgatgctttcaaaataaactataaactttaagTTGTTGATAACCTTAAATGatcaacctttgggcttgttggtcttcttgggtgatcgacctttgggcttgttcttgatcggtctttgggcttgatgatcttcttggataatcaacctttaggcttgttgatcttcttggaagatTAGTGTTTGCCGCatgaggcttccggagaaacttgtttcgtggagttgaacttaagttggtgttgatgttgaagttgatttgatgcgatgtggtttgatctctagtacttgatcctctaattctctctcggttgggtgaatgtgcttgacttgaagagaAAAGCACGGaatgttcttgaagtagaagtcttggaagagtctttggGTCTTCAAGGATCTTCAGTCTtttaggagtgcagcttcaggagtcttaaGAGTctttctgcttgttgatgaattctctctaggctttctaaatgtagaaaatgcttgtatcttcaaaagacTTCCGTCttcagaatgtttgtatcttcgaaggacttcagtAGAATGCTTGCatgacttcagtcttcaaaatgcttgtatctttgAAGGACTTTAGCCTTCAAGCATGGTCAGCTTTAGGAGTCAAGGAGccttctgattgtagagaattccctatAAGGTCTCTGGAGTAAATTGTTGACCTTCACAAATGAAAGAACTTCTTTCTCAAGTGGGTTTCGTGGGCTTGGGCTTGATTGGTCTATGGGCCTGGCCCttaggcccaattagttggttttagGCCTGATTTTAAATGTGGGtccaattcatttttttttctgtagtttggactttaaacccaaataataatatcaaattgggccaatttaatctcatctgattcaATCGTCAACTTATAATTGaaccaaatttaatgatttagaattttataattaatttagtaaacgacgtagcagcttgtgattggtccaaaatttctcatttaacaAATGACTCTTTCaagatttatgcacatatatgggtggatgaatctcgaaaaatataaagttggaatcaaaatccaaatactTTTGTTCTTAAATTTGATCTCGATTGATGTATCAGTCAAACTATaaatttagtacataagtttaacttgaatttggaataaaatttggaatatacccaaattttaatttaagattttatccttaataatttggTGAGGATAAAAATCTGATGATTTGGATTTTAGGATCAAATTGGGAAcatgtccaaattttaatttgagattttatttacaatttaatctcaaaacaatttgattttgaataaaatttggaatatggtcaaattttaatttgtgattttatccacaatttaaatttgattttgaataaaatttggaataggTCCAAATCTGAGTTAAAGGTAAATTTAaggacaaaatctaataaaatcaaattagatgggcaatttgtttaatttaatttgacattaggatagaatcaaattaggaaatctaataaaaaatctaatattttgaatcaaatctttatttgatttggatttctTAATTTGTTATGGAACCTAAGAACAGACCCCAAATTCCTCCATTATCCTTATCCTCTCCTCTCCTTCTAATCTTTCCTTTCTCTCATTTGTCTcttattctttcaattttttgttctttcttcctttttttttttaaagaaaatttaatttttttttcttcttttttttttttttttttttacttgcccctttacctttttcttttttgtgtgtGTAGGTTTACTAACTCGTCCCCCTTATAACCGCTTCTTTTGTGGATGACATTGGTATGGTTTATCTACTGTATGCTTGTTCATGCTTCCAAATCGTCATAGGGGACACGCAAAGGGTTATGACCCCTCATTTGATCACCGACTATCTTGCAGTATCGTTCGTGCATCCTggtcgtcatgggaggggccctgcaaggcttacaactctcatACTTTTACCTTAGGGAGGATCctgataaggtctaccttgtagcacacatatcctgatcgtcatgggaggggccccgtAGGGCTTATAGCTCTCATATGCTTTCATCATAGGGAGGATCctgataaggtctaccttgtagcaccatTCACATATCCTGGTCGTCGTGGGAGAGGCCCTGCAAGACTTACAAttctcccatgctttcaccctaaggaggatcccgataaggtctaccttgtagcactgtttgcatatcctgatcgtcatagGAGGGGCactgcaaggcttacaactctcccatgcttttaccttagggaggatcccgataaggtctaccttgtagcaccatTCGCATATCCTAATCGTCATGAGAGGGGCCCtacaaggcttacaactctcccatgctttcaccctagggaggatcccgataaggtctaccttatAGCACCGTTCGCATATTCTAATCGTCATAAGAggggccctgcaaggcttacaactctcccatgctttcaccctaaggaggatcccgataaggtctaccttatagcaccgttcgcatatcctgatcgtcatgggaggggccctgcaaggcttacaactttTTCATGCTTTCACCCTAAAGAGGATTCCGATAAGGTgtaccttgtagcaccgttcgcatatcctgatcgtcatgggaggggtcCTGCAAGGCTTAtaactctcccatgctttcaccctaggggggatcccgataaggtctacattattatgttactccttgatcaaaatttgaagatacgGGAAATATGCCATCGAGTATTGAAGATGAGGTGAATATGACatcaaactttgaagatgagaagaatATGCCATCAAGCTTTTGAGCAGAGTCAGGTTAGCTAGAGTCGATCTCGCATATAAGACGAAGTCGGACGGACCAGAGTTGTCCTCGCATATGAAGTGGAGCCGGATGAACCAGAGTTGTCCTCGAATATGAGGTAGAGCTAGgcaaaccaaacttgatcttgcatatgaggtggaaccaCACCCACATTTTTTTAGAGGAAGCGAAAAtacaccaacattttggagaatgggtgaagttgtaccaacattttggagaggaaacgaaaccgcaccacgactttggagatgaagcgaagtcgcaccattagtttggagatgaagtgaagccacGCCataattttggagatgaagcgaggtTGCGTCATGATTTTGTAGATCGAGTCATTGAAAATGAAgccgagccatgcacaccgactaTGAACTTGAAGATCAAacggagccatgcacaccgacctttgAGCTCGAAGAGGGagtggagccatgcacaccgaccttgaacttgaagatagagTGGAGCCATACACACAGACCCTAAACTTAAAAATGGAAGTGAGGCCATGCACGCTAATCTTGAACTTGAATATGAAATATCATCGatggagcctctgaacttgaagatagagAAGTATCGACGAGACCTTCGCGCTTGAGTGTGACAAAGCATGGAAAAATCCTCTGAATTTGAGCTTGAAAAATCGatgaatcctccgcatttgagcTTGAAGAATTTGCGAATCCTCCACACTTgagtttgaaaaattggtgaatcctccgcatttgagcTTGAAGCATCGGCGAATCCTCTGCACTTGAGCTTGAAGCATCGACGAATCCTTCGCACTTgagtttgaaaaattggtgaatCCTCCGCATTTTAGCTTGAATCATTGGCGAATCCTCCGcacttgagtttgacgaagcatcgatgaatcttCACATTAAGCTCAACTTCGggactttgagcatgaagatggcattgcAAAGTCTTCAAACTTGAGCTTGAAGATGAAACATCAATGAAgtctctaaacttgaagatggaggagcatcgatgaagcctctgaacttaaaGATAAAGGAGCCTctaagtttgattttaaaaaggaaGCGAAGCGCATTCTAAatgtgtgccttttattta
Proteins encoded:
- the LOC120067193 gene encoding cysteine-tryptophan domain-containing zinc finger protein 3-like isoform X1 translates to MIIGTRVLGSHLMVGSVEPMMMGDCIDMEEDEASCYHKDNGGDIDPDITLSYIDEKIERFLGHFQKDFEGGVSAEKLGAKYGGYGSFLSAYERPSSILPHNINQQRNCNAAPTPVNVPLEGSSQNPKAPPPKRPETFVCNTISSHNTRGTSGSISGRVDSCLPATKVTNSCPSKGEASGRSSSPMNSGLLKFRIKVGSDSTGLKNAAIYSGLGLDDSPLSSSDNSSDLSEGMLPISQSASDESPSKIIQAMTSFPVPHGALISPLHDSLLGLPRKEKPLPLPKPVLSLEKKKDGLAKLANETTSKQNDSTLVKKKKKEVLHRERQVNHKNEVYASRGEEKTTLTLVNRKLDTEASESKDFLSNELQCKPGSVGLKSSANLDPQKKKLSRKATLHETVKDKTSIKKEKPEIVVEKKLKVVQTASGKIAGSFEEGFKIRSEASRGRKDTDSDTPESENRRNRLKLHSNEKVGANNADSFNSSGLDENRISKDAIERASGDLRKAKGLDNSGIKMSISSRVVEPAGMAPMDEWVCCDICQQWRLLPFGTKPEQLPDKWSCSMLDWLPGMNRCDISEQETTEKLYALYQLPLPESGSALQNHANGLMSADTSNQGKKKETLKEIQNPVSRDGQTHGKSSLNDQQLESRKNRSLNGLSNPPSKMKNSMDQSSIDLSKLAEGKNKGKLKEKFTERVNCDQLKRKNKRPEDMRSVDNHQNFNVDLGKLGCSSNSGLTNMEGGEGMLKQGDIGLKKHNKLNTENRMQISLKKLGGTAEISSVVRSSVNQLSGKSACTKKRKLNDWQDYQNSPNSGLHESVLLKEENCERLKKKKKLDVSSDFTDGTEKISKDKKPKIQNKKVIAIQTSVGKELPKRNLVARQVSGAANSSSSNVSQAHLTKAKFGVKVSPAESVSSSPMRSSGLDQFGGEKEEITSNIHSDSHALNTNSKKIKASPAVQHHFVTADANTVKQPKLCNNCIDDNMEPSQKKRKKEKIHVGAEGLETPQNLKGHDAEDQGSDALFQSNRAVRLQSKRNQDFEAGNEGGLRTVEKRDGKSICSSGGERKEEPSRPGGDPLRVPIRVGDPHQLIANAPSNDVVESKKTPDLQGSRDVNASNLNRMKSSNQTVCDTLKEAKKLRDEADHLKNSGFIFESNELYFQSALKYLHGAYFLETLNNTSGKPGDISPIRFYNITAELCESCAHEYERRQEMAAASLAFKCMEVAYLRIVYHKHPSINGDRLEMHSVFRTIVQGESPSSSASDVDNLSNYGAMDKATFEKGSSHGVRSQIWNAGTCSSFARVLNFAHDMNSAMEASKNSRNAFVAASSCASEGKHVDYVASVKKVIDFSFQDVEELVQLVRVATQTITHSGFCSGRN
- the LOC120067193 gene encoding cysteine-tryptophan domain-containing zinc finger protein 3-like isoform X2, translating into MIIGTRVLGSHLMVGSVEPMMMGDCIDMEEDEASCYHKDNGGDIDPDITLSYIDEKIERFLGHFQKDFEGGVSAEKLGAKYGGYGSFLSAYERPSSILPHNINQQRNCNAAPTPVNVPLEGSSQNPKAPPPKRPETFVCNTISSHNTRGTSGSISGRVDSCLPATKVTNSCPSKGEASGRSSSPMNSGLLKFRIKVGSDSTGLKNAAIYSGLGLDDSPLSSSDNSSDLSEGMLPISQSASDESPSKIIQAMTSFPVPHGALISPLHDSLLGLPRKEKPLPLPKPVLSLEKKKDGLAKLANETTSKQNDSTLVKKKKKEVLHRERQVNHKNEVYASRGEEKTTLTLVNRKLDTEASESKDFLSNELQCKPGSVGLKSSANLDPQKKKLSRKATLHETVKDKTSIKKEKPEIVVEKKLKVVQTASGKIAGSFEEGFKIRSEASRGRKDTDSDTPESENRRNRLKLHSNEKVGANNADSFNSSGLDENRISKDAIERASGDLRKAKGLDNSGIKMSISSRVVEPAGMAPMDEWVCCDICQQWRLLPFGTKPEQLPDKWSCSMLDWLPGMNRCDISEQETTEKLYALYQLPLPESGSALQNHANGLMSADTSNQGKKKETLKEIQNPVSRDGQTHGKSSLNDQQLESRKNRSLNGLSNPPSKMKNSMDQSSIDLSKLAEGKNKVNCDQLKRKNKRPEDMRSVDNHQNFNVDLGKLGCSSNSGLTNMEGGEGMLKQGDIGLKKHNKLNTENRMQISLKKLGGTAEISSVVRSSVNQLSGKSACTKKRKLNDWQDYQNSPNSGLHESVLLKEENCERLKKKKKLDVSSDFTDGTEKISKDKKPKIQNKKVIAIQTSVGKELPKRNLVARQVSGAANSSSSNVSQAHLTKAKFGVKVSPAESVSSSPMRSSGLDQFGGEKEEITSNIHSDSHALNTNSKKIKASPAVQHHFVTADANTVKQPKLCNNCIDDNMEPSQKKRKKEKIHVGAEGLETPQNLKGHDAEDQGSDALFQSNRAVRLQSKRNQDFEAGNEGGLRTVEKRDGKSICSSGGERKEEPSRPGGDPLRVPIRVGDPHQLIANAPSNDVVESKKTPDLQGSRDVNASNLNRMKSSNQTVCDTLKEAKKLRDEADHLKNSGFIFESNELYFQSALKYLHGAYFLETLNNTSGKPGDISPIRFYNITAELCESCAHEYERRQEMAAASLAFKCMEVAYLRIVYHKHPSINGDRLEMHSVFRTIVQGESPSSSASDVDNLSNYGAMDKATFEKGSSHGVRSQIWNAGTCSSFARVLNFAHDMNSAMEASKNSRNAFVAASSCASEGKHVDYVASVKKVIDFSFQDVEELVQLVRVATQTITHSGFCSGRN